A DNA window from Camelina sativa cultivar DH55 chromosome 17, Cs, whole genome shotgun sequence contains the following coding sequences:
- the LOC104759183 gene encoding probable pectinesterase 56 — MAVGYTSLSAFYLLLVSFSTLLTISFTVRDELQTASDGFPLWLTNDDDKKIIGGNTKFLKMKADIVVAKDGTGNYTTLNEAISVVPENNKKRFIVYVKKGVYKETIVIEKRKTNLMLIGDGRDITILTGNLNAKDGYSVEESATFATNANGFMALDIWFQNTAGPAKGQAVALRVSADVSVIYRCRIDGYQDTLFADMYRQFYRNCYITGTIDFIFGDAAAVFQKCEIVARKPMHGQSNVLMSQGRIDPAKNSGFSLQRCAITASLDLAPVKGTIKSFLGRPWKKFSRVVIMQSFIDDFIDLAGWTPMDNDVGRLSTLFFGEYENKGPGANTRRRVKWHGYKIITDPKEASKFTVASLINGHLWLNSTGVPYKEGL; from the exons ATGGCGGTTGGTTACACAAGTCTTTCAgctttttaccttcttcttgtATCTTTCTCAACTCTCCTAACAATTTCATTCACTGTGAGAGACGAACTCCAAACGGCTTCGGATGGCTTTCCCTTGTGGCTTACTAATGATGATGACAAGAAGATTATAGGTGGCAATACCAAG ttCCTCAAGATGAAAGCCGACATAGTAGTTGCCAAAGACGGGACCGGAAACTATACAACGCTAAATGAAGCGATATCTGTTGTACCTGAGAACAACAAGAAAAGATTTATCGTCTATGTGAAAAAAGGCGTTTACAAGGAAACAATTGTAATTGAAAAAAGGAAGACGAATTTAATGCTCATAGGCGACGGTAGAGACATAACAATTCTTACTGGCAATTTAAACGCCAAGGATGGATACTCTGTCGAAGAATCTGCCACGTTTg CCACTAACGCCAACGGATTTATGGCGCTAGACATTTGGTTCCAAAACACGGCTGGGCCAGCTAAGGGACAGGCGGTTGCTCTTCGAGTGTCTGCCGATGTTTCGGTCATATACCGTTGTCGAATAGATGGCTACCAAGATACACTTTTTGCTGACATGTATCGCCAGTTCTATCGTAATTGTTATATCACAGGAACAATTGATTTTATCTTTGGAGATGCTGCAGCAGTGTTTCAAAAATGTGAGATTGTGGCGCGAAAGCCTATGCACGGACAGAGCAACGTACTGATGTCTCAGGGACGCATTGACCCGGCCAAAAACTCTGGCTTCTCGCTTCAAAGGTGTGCGATAACAGCAAGTTTGGATCTTGCTCCGGTCAAAGGAACAATAAAATCATTCTTAGGACGTCCGTGGAAAAAATTCTCCAGAGTGGTAATAATGCAGTCTTTCATAGACGATTTTATTGATTTGGCAGGGTGGACTCCTATGGACAATGATGTCGGACGTTTATCGACGTTATTCTTTGGTGAGTATGAGAACAAGGGTCCTGGAGCAAATACTAGAAGAAGGGTTAAATGGCACGGATACAAAATTATTACTGATCCGAAGGAGGCATCGAAATTCACAGTGGCAAGTCTTATTAACGGTCACTTGTGGCTTAATTCGACAGGAGTACCTTACAAAGAAGGACTCTAA
- the LOC104755487 gene encoding pentatricopeptide repeat-containing protein At1g12300, mitochondrial-like, with the protein MMKLMMMIQRWSSTKASKFVQPRLPETGTLRNALLLHCPNELFSCCERDFSGFSDRNLSYRERLRSGLVDIKSDDAVNLFQDMIHSRPRPSPVDFSRLFGAVARTKQYDLVLALCKQMELNGIAHSIYSLSIIINCFCRRRKLDFAFSVLGKILKLGYEPNTITFNTLLNGLCLEGRVSEAVELVDRMVELGHTPNVITINTVVNGLCLNGKVSEAVVLIDRMVEMGHTPNVITINTLVNGLCLNGKVSEAVVLIDQMVENGCQPSEVTYGPVLNVMCKSGKTALAMELLKKMEERKIKLDAAKYNILIDGLCKDGSLDDAFNLFNEMEMKGIKSDIITYNTLIRGFCNAGRWDDSAKLLRDMITRRITPDVITFNALIDNFVKEGKFLEAEALHNEMVQRGISPDTITYTSLIDGFCKENRLDEANQMLDLMVSKGCDPNIVTYSSLINGYCKAKRVDDGLELFRKMSLRGVVADTVSYTSLIQGFCQSGKLSLNVAKELFQEMDSRGVHPDIVTYSILLDGLCDNGETEKALDIFEKIQKSEMKLDINIYNIIIHGMYNASKVDDAWDLFCRLPLKGMQLDVRAYTIMISGLCKKGSLSQANKLFRKMKEDGPAPNDCTYNTLIRAHLRGSDITTSAELIEEMKRGGFASDASTIKMVMDMLSDGRLDKSFLDMLS; encoded by the exons atgatgaagttgatgatgatgatacagagATGGAGTTCTACAAAAGCTTCGAAATTTGTTCAGCCTCGCCTCCCGGAGACAGGTACTCTGAGAAATGCTTTACTCCTCCATTGCCCGAATGAGCTGTTTTCTTGCTGCGAACGAGACTTTTCTGGTTTCAGCGATAGGAATCTGTCTtacagagagagattgagaagtgGGCTTGTAGATATTAAGTCAGATGATGCTGTTAATCTCTTCCAAGACATGATTCACTCTCGTCCTCGTCCTAGTCCTGTTGATTTCAGTAGATTGTTTGGTGCTGTTGCCAGGACAAAACAGTACGATCTTGTTTTAGCTCTCTGCAAGCAAATGGAATTGAATGGGATTGCACATAGCATCTACTCTTTGAGTATTATAATCAATTGCTTCTGCCGACGCCGAAAACTCGATTTTGCTTTTTCTGTTTTGGGGAAGATCCTGAAACTTGGGTATGAGCCTAACACCATCACTTTTAACACTTTACTCAATGGCTTATGTCTCGAGGGCAGAGTTTCCGAAGCGGTTGAGTTAGTTGATCGAATGGTAGAATTGGGACATACACCCAATGTCATTACAATCAACACTGTGGTCAATGGACTTTGTCTCAATGGTAAAGTGTCTGAAGCTGTGGTTTTGATAGATCGAATGGTAGAAATGGGACATACACCCAATGTCATTACAATCAACACTTTGGTCAATGGACTTTGTCTCAATGGTAAAGTGTCTGAAGCTGTGGTTTTGATAGATCAGATGGTTGAAAATGGTTGTCAGCCCAGTGAAGTTACATATGGACCGGTTTTAAATGTAATGTGCAAGTCCGGCAAAACTGCCTTGGCCATGGAGTTGCTAAAAAagatggaagaaagaaagatcaagCTCGATGCAGCCAAATACAATATCCTCATTGATGGCCTTTGCAAAGACGGGAGCCTGGACGATGCATTCAACCTATTCAATGAAATGGAAATGAAAGGGATCAAATCAGATATTATTACCTACAACACTCTCATTAGAGGCTTCTGTAATGCTGGTAGATGGGATGATAGTGCCAAGTTGCTTAGGGATATGATCACAAGGAGAATCACCCCAGACGTCATCACATTCAACGCATTGATTGATAATTTTGTGAAAGAGGGAAAATTTCTAGAGGCCGAAGCACTGCACAATGAGATGGTCCAACGAGGTATATCTCCTGATACTATTACATATACTTCTTTGATAGATGGGTTTTGCAAGGAGAACCGCCTAGACGAGGCAAACCAGATGCTGGATCTGATGGTTAGCAAAGGGTGTGATCCTAATATCGTGACTTACAGTAGTCTCATAAATGGTTATTGTAAGGCTAAGCGGGTCGATGATGGTTTGGAACTTTTCCGCAAAATGTCTTTGAGAGGAGTGGTTGCAGATACAGTCTCTTATACCAGTCTTATCCAAGGGTTTTGTCAATCGGGAAAACTTAG CCTTAATGTTGCTAAAGAACTCTTTCAGGAGATGGATTCTCGTGGTGTTCATCCTGATATTGTGACTTATTCTATTTTGCTGGATGGGTTGTGTGACAATGGGGAAACAGAAAAAGcattggatatttttgaaaaaatacaGAAGAGTGAGATGAAGCTTGATATTAATATCTATAATATCATTATTCACGGGATGTACAATGCTAGTAAAGTGGATGATGCTTGGGATTTATTCTGTAGGCTCCCTCTCAAAGGAATGCAGCTTGATGTTAGGGCATACACCATAATGATTTCAGGATTATGTAAGAAAGGGTCACTCTCTCAAGCAAATAAAttgtttagaaaaatgaaagaggATGGGCCTGCGCCAAACGACTGTACATACAACACTCTTATACGAGCACATCTCAGAGGTAGTGACATAACCACATCAGCTGAACTCATCGAAGAAATGAAAAGGGGTGGGTTTGCTTCTGATGCTTCGACTATAAAGATGGTTATGGATATGTTATCAGATGGTAGATTGgataaaagttttttggatatgCTTTCTTGA
- the LOC109129868 gene encoding putative F-box protein At1g12190 — MAHVNLPEELVEEILHRCPSLSLSRFRTVSKEWNTLFNDTTFIHKHLALIRTQFLLWTNSKVYSVGLNLNDNDPKVELRELALNIPDLSYHRTTNFLPCNDLLFCASWWWNNKAVVWNPSLRQTRCIKSEEEHFRFGGIGYDSGNPGKGYHIFGYSYRRRSFNGTNSMFYKRFSMYNFGSNAWKCINDVSEEETFIEGSDSLDNNVSLNGNLYWAASDFTVDKYVIQSFDFSKEILKIFCVLPWKKKYSDIPVLSVFRGDRLSVLNKFKGTNDIEIWVTKNKINEDVENVVWMMFMTISIPIYKGSSPSYFINDIYEKRLVMCCSDESGKGCIYIVSGHARKKIQIDFDVSEFSHCFYDPSLIPIPCEGSDQETDNN, encoded by the coding sequence ATGGCGCATGTGAATCTTCCCGAGGAATTGGTGGAAGAGATACTCCATCGTTGtccatctctatctctatcCCGATTCAGAACCGTTTCCAAAGAATGGAATACACTTTTCAACGATACGACGTTCATCCACAAGCACTTGGCTCTGATCCGTACTCAGTTCCTTTTATGGACCAATTCCAAGGTTTATTCGGTAGGTCTCAATCTCAACGATAATGATCCAAAAGTAGAGCTGCGTGAGTTGGCCTTAAATATTCCAGATTTAAGTTATCATAGGACAACAAACTTTCTTCCTTGCAATGACTTATTGTTTTGTGCCTCATGGTGGTGGAACAACAAAGCGGTTGTTTGGAACCCGTCGTTGAGACAAACTAGATGTATCAAGTCGGAGGAAGAACATTTCAGGTTTGGTGGCATAGGGTACGATAGTGGTAATCCCGGAAAGGGTTATCATATATTTGGATATAGTTATCGTCGACGAAGTTTTAATGGAACTAACTCTATgttttataaaagattttctaTGTACAACTTTGGAAGCAATGCGTGGAAGTGTATTAATGATGTTTCAGAAGAAGAGACTTTCATAGAAGGATCAGATTCATTAGATAACAATGTGTCTTTGAATGGAAATTTGTATTGGGCTGCTTCTGACTTCACGGTTGATAAATATGTTAtccaaagtttcgatttttctaAAGAGATATTAAAAATCTTTTGCGTTCTGCCGTGGAAGAAGAAATATTCTGATATTCCAGTCCTCTCAGTTTTTAGGGGAGATCGACTTTcagtattaaataaatttaaaggaaCAAATGACATCGAGATTTGGGTGACAAAGAACAAGATTAACGAAGATGTGGAGAATGTGGTGTGGATGATGTTCATGACAATTTCAATACCCATTTATAAGGGCTCTAGTCCAAGTTACTTCATCAATGACATCTACGAAAAGAGACTCGTCATGTGTTGTAGTGACGAAAGTGGAAAGGGTTGCATTTATATTGTCAGTGGCCATGCGAGGAAGAAGATTCAAATAGATTTTGATGTTAGTGAGTTTAGTCATTGTTTCTATGATCCTAGTTTAATTCCTATTCCCTGCGAGGGTTCAGATCAAGAGACAGACAATaattag
- the LOC104755488 gene encoding uncharacterized protein LOC104755488 isoform X1, with product MCSSRSIKSNCEEEQKKMPLSLQTPSCATLSASIQKGRWKMLAAGFSVTPPLPAVHFSPRRSIRASASSSPTPSSSSLGAGENNELDAVSAFSEIVPDTVVFDDFERFPPTAATVSSSLLLGICGLPDTVFRNAVDMALADSSCAGLETTESRLSCISNKAMVNVSGDLVKLVPGRVSTEVDARLAYDTNGIIRKVHDLLRLYNEIDVPHDRLLFKIPATWQGIEAARLLESEGIQTHITFVYSFAQAAAAAQAGASVIQIFVGRLRDWARNHSGDTEIETAIKSGEDPGLALVRRSYNYIHKYGYKSKLMAAAVRNKQDLFSLLGVDYVIAPLKVLQSLKDSPAIPDDEKYSFVRKLTPETATHYNFTNKELVKWDQLSMASAMGPASVELLSAGVEGYANQAKRVEELFGKIWPPPNV from the exons ATGTGTTCATCGAGATCGATCAAATCAAACtgtgaagaagaacaaaaaaaaatgccacTCTCTTTGCAAACTCCGTCTTGTGCAACTCTCTCTGCTTCGATCCAA AAGGGACGATGGAAGATGCTCGCTGCCGGATTCTCCGTTACTCCTCCTCTTCCAGCTGTTCACTTCAGTCCCCGGCGATCGATTCGTGCTTCCGCTAGTTCTTCCCCCACTCCATCGTCTTCGTCTCTCGGAGCTG GTGAGAACAATGAGCTAGATGCTGTTTCAGCTTTTAGCGAGATTGTTCCTGATACAGTCGTTTTTGATGACTTTGAGAG GTTCCCACCGACTGCAGCTACAGTtagctcttctcttcttctgggCATCTGTGGTCTACCTGATACAGTTTTCCGC AATGCTGTGGACATGGCTTTGGCGGATTCTTCTTGTGCAGGGCTTGAAACCACTGAATCTCGACTCTCTTGCATTTCCAACAAG GCTATGGTCAACGTAAGTGGTGATCTTGTCAAACTCGTTCCAGGTCGAGTTTCAACTGAAGTGGATGCACGTCTTGCTTATGACACAAACGGCATTATCCGCAAG GTTCATGATCTGCTGAGACTATACAATGAAATAGATGTACCACACGACCGGCTCCTATTCAAAATCCCTGCAACTTGGCAA GGTATTGAAGCTGCAAGATTGTTGGAATCTGAGGGAATCCAAACGCATATAACCTTCGTTTACAG CTTTGCTCAAGCTGCAGCAGCTGCTCAAGCCGGTGCTTCTGTCATTCAGATTTTCGTTGGTCGCCTCAGG GACTGGGCGCGTAATCATTCGGGAGATACCGAGATTGAAACTGCTATTAAGTCCGGAGAAGATCCTGGTTTGGCCTTGGTGAGAAGATCATATAACTACATTCACAAGTATGGTTACAAGTCCAAGCTGATGGCTGCTGCTGTCCGGAACAAACAAGACTTGTTCAGTCTTCTCGG GGTCGATTATGTGATTGCACCATTAAAGGTACTGCAATCTCTCAAAGACTCACCCGCCATTCCCGACGATGAAAAATACTCATTTGTTCGGAAACTTACTCCTGAAACAGCAACGCATTACAACTTCACCAACAAAGAG CTGGTCAAATGGGACCAGCTAAGCATGGCTTCAGCTATGGGTCCTGCATCAGTGGAGCTTTTATCAGCTGGTGTCGAAGGTTATGCGAACCAAGCTAAACGCGTTGAAGAGCTCTTTGGGAAGATTTGGCCACCTCCTAATGTCTAA
- the LOC104755488 gene encoding uncharacterized protein LOC104755488 isoform X2, with protein MCSSRSIKSNCEEEQKKMPLSLQTPSCATLSASIQKGRWKMLAAGFSVTPPLPAVHFSPRRSIRASASSSPTPSSSSLGAGENNELDAVSAFSEIVPDTVVFDDFERFPPTAATVSSSLLLGICGLPDTVFRNAVDMALADSSCAGLETTESRLSCISNKAMVNVSGDLVKLVPGRVSTEVDARLAYDTNGIIRKVHDLLRLYNEIDVPHDRLLFKIPATWQGIEAARLLESEGIQTHITFVYSFAQAAAAAQAGASVIQIFVGRLRDWARNHSGDTEIETAIKSGEDPGLALVRRSYNYIHKYGYKSKLMAAAVRNKQDLFSLLGVDYVIAPLKVLQSLKDSPAIPDDEKYSFVRKLTPETATHYNFTNKELVKWDQLSMASAMGPASVELLSAGVEGYANQAKRVEELFGKIWPPPNV; from the exons ATGTGTTCATCGAGATCGATCAAATCAAACtgtgaagaagaacaaaaaaaaatgccacTCTCTTTGCAAACTCCGTCTTGTGCAACTCTCTCTGCTTCGATCCAA AAGGGACGATGGAAGATGCTCGCTGCCGGATTCTCCGTTACTCCTCCTCTTCCAGCTGTTCACTTCAGTCCCCGGCGATCGATTCGTGCTTCCGCTAGTTCTTCCCCCACTCCATCGTCTTCGTCTCTCGGAGCTG GTGAGAACAATGAGCTAGATGCTGTTTCAGCTTTTAGCGAGATTGTTCCTGATACAGTCGTTTTTGATGACTTTGAGAG GTTCCCACCGACTGCAGCTACAGTtagctcttctcttcttctgggCATCTGTGGTCTACCTGATACAGTTTTCCGC AATGCTGTGGACATGGCTTTGGCGGATTCTTCTTGTGCAGGGCTTGAAACCACTGAATCTCGACTCTCTTGCATTTCCAACAAG GCTATGGTCAACGTAAGTGGTGATCTTGTCAAACTCGTTCCAGGTCGAGTTTCAACTGAAGTGGATGCACGTCTTGCTTATGACACAAACGGCATTATCCGCAAG GTTCATGATCTGCTGAGACTATACAATGAAATAGATGTACCACACGACCGGCTCCTATTCAAAATCCCTGCAACTTGGCAA GGTATTGAAGCTGCAAGATTGTTGGAATCTGAGGGAATCCAAACGCATATAACCTTCGTTTACAG CTTTGCTCAAGCTGCAGCAGCTGCTCAAGCCGGTGCTTCTGTCATTCAGATTTTCGTTGGTCGCCTCAGG GACTGGGCGCGTAATCATTCGGGAGATACCGAGATTGAAACTGCTATTAAATCCGGAGAAGATCCTGGTTTGGCCTTGGTGAGAAGATCATATAACTACATTCACAAGTATGGTTACAAGTCCAAGCTGATGGCTGCTGCTGTCCGGAACAAACAAGACTTGTTCAGTCTTCTCGG GGTCGATTATGTGATTGCACCATTAAAGGTACTGCAATCTCTCAAAGACTCACCCGCCATTCCCGACGATGAAAAATACTCATTTGTTCGGAAACTTACTCCTGAAACAGCAACGCATTACAACTTCACCAACAAAGAG CTGGTCAAATGGGACCAGCTAAGCATGGCTTCAGCTATGGGTCCTGCATCAGTGGAGCTTTTATCAGCTGGTGTCGAAGGTTATGCGAACCAAGCTAAACGCGTTGAAGAGCTCTTTGGGAAGATTTGGCCACCTCCTAATGTCTAA
- the LOC104755484 gene encoding putative disease resistance protein At4g10780 encodes MGGCVSFQLSCDQVLNRAGSCFCGRGNYIRNLEKNLVALEKSMEVLKARREDVLRRVLREEGKGLQRLNEVQVWLTSVQTIENHFDDLSSSKTVELQRLCLFGVCSKNLTSSFQYGRRVFLMLKEVESIKSDGVFEVVADSVMADVVEERPLQPMIFGRETMLERAWNRLMDDETGVMGLYGMGGVGKTTLLAQINNKFCGVSVRVDIVIWIVVSSDLRVEKIQDEIAEKLGLSGGCWNQKEKRQKVTDIHTHMKNKKFVLLLDDIWRKVDLTEIGVPFPTRENGCKVVFTTRSREVCGHMGVDDPMEVECLAKHDAWDLFKKKVGQLTLKSHPDITEQARKVAEKCCGLPLALNVIGETMSCKRTIQEWYHAVQVLNSYAADFSGMDDQILPILKYSYDSLKGDQIKSCFLYCSLFPEDYLMRKEKLIDYWICEGFISEKEGRERTLNQGYEIIGTLVRACLLLEEGRNKSKVKMHDVVREMALWISSDLGENREKCIVRAGVGLCKVPEVENWRAVERMSLMNNKIEEISGSPKCPKLTTLFLQENIPLTSIAGKFFMCMPKLVVLDLSKNLRLDGLPDEISELVSLKYLDLSRTLIVRLPACLQKLKKLMHLYLEGTTSLRSIDGISNLSRLRTLTLRYCNKLLFDGRLKELLLLKRLEVLTIEIKSRSVLETLFFSGMLWRCIQKVVIKDIWDESIDLLTFPTNLRSPSSPYFPNLSSVSIERCSGLKDLTWLLFAPNLLHLEVKSLGRLEEVVSKEKTDKQQQLQGIVPFGKLETLVMLDLPVVESIYWTPLLFPCLREMYIELCPKLGKLPLDSKSVAEVEGFVIKCEATDWIEGIEWEDEATRLRFLPTRKMVVGYCY; translated from the exons ATGGGGGGTTGTGTGTCTTTCCAACTATCTTGCGATCAAGTGTTGAACCGTGCCGGTAGCTGCTTTTGTGGCAGAGGTAATTACATTCGTAACCTCGAGAAGAATTTGGTGGCTCTTGAGAAATCCATGGAAGTACTAAAGGCAAGGCGAGAAGATGTGTTAAGAAGGGTGCTGAGGGAGGAGGGCAAAGGTCTACAAAGACTTAACGAAGTCCAGGTATGGCTTACGAGTGTTCAGACCATCGAGAACCATTTTGATGATTTAAGTAGTTCTAAAACCGTTGAACTTCAAAGGTTGTgtctttttggtgtttgttcAAAAAACTTAACATCTAGCTTTCAGTACGGGAGAAGGGTATTTCTGATGTTGAAAGAGGTTGAGAGTATCAAATCTGATGGAGTCTTTGAAGTTGTGGCTGATTCAGTAATGGCAGATGTGGTGGAGGAAAGACCTCTGCAACCAATGATTTTTGGTCGAGAAACAATGCTAGAAAGGGCATGGAACCGTCTCATGGATGATGAGACTGGTGTCATGGGTCTCTACGGGATGGGAGGAGTAGGGAAAACAACTCTTCTCGCACAGATCAACAATAAGTTTTGTGGCGTAAGTGTTAGGGTTGATATTGTCATTTGGATTGTAGTGTCCAGCGATCTACGGGTTGAGAAGATTCAAGATGAGATTGCTGAGAAGTTAGGCCTTAGTGGAGGGTGTTggaaccaaaaagagaaaagacagAAGGTCACTGATATACACACtcatatgaagaataagaaatttgttttgttattggaTGACATTTGGAGAAAAGTGGATTTAACAGAAATCGGAGTCCCATTTCCTACAAGAGAAAATGGATGCAAAGTAGTATTCACCACTCGTTCTAGGGAAGTATGTGGCCACATGGGGGTTGATGATCCAATGGAAGTTGAGTGTCTAGCAAAGCATGACGCGTGGGATTTGTTCAAGAAAAAGGTTGGACAACTCACCCTTAAAAGCCATCCAGACATAACTGAACAAGCAAGAAAAGTTGCCGAAAAATGTTGTGGCCTACCACTGGCGCTCAATGTCATTGGCGAGACCATGTCATGCAAGAGGACTATACAAGAATGGTATCATGCGGTTCAGGTTCTGAATTCGTATGCTGCAGATTTTTCTGGCATGGATGACCAAATCCTACCTATTCTAAAGTATAGCTATGACAGTTTGAAGGGTGACCAGATTAAGTCATGCTTTCTGTATTGCTCTCTTTTTCCTGAAGATTACTTGATGAGGAAAGAGAAGTTGATAGACTACTGGATATGTGAAGGATTCATAAGTGAAAAAGAAGGTAGAGAGAGAACATTAAACCAAGGTTATGAGATAATTGGTACCCTTGTCCGTGCATGTTTGTTGTTGGAGGAAGGAAGGAATAAATCAAAGGTGAAAATGCATGATGTAGTTCGTGAGATGGCTCTATGGATATCATCTGATCTTGGGGAAAATAGAGAAAAGTGTATCGTGAGAGCAGGTGTTGGGTTATGCAAGGTACCAGAAGTCGAGAATTGGAGGGCTGTGGAAAGGATGTCACTGATGAATAATAAGATTGAAGAGATATCTGGTAGTCCCAAGTGTCCCAAACTTACAACTTTGTTCCTCCAAGAAAACATACCATTGACAAGTATTGCAGGTAAATTCTTTATGTGTATGCCAAAGCTAGTTGTTTTGGATCTGTCTAAGAACTTGCGTCTTGATGGATTGCCGGACGAGATATCAGAGTTGGTCTCCTTGAAGTATCTTGATTTATCAAGAACATTGATTGTGCGACTACCTGCTTGTCtccaaaaattaaagaaactaatGCATCTGTATCTAGAGGGTACAACAAGTCTTCGGAGCATCGATGGGATATCAAATTTGTCGCGCTTAAGAACATTAACGTTACGTTATTGCAATAAACTCTTGTTTGACGGAAGGTTGAAGGAGTTGCTTCTCTTGAAACGCTTAGAAGTTCTAACCATTGAGATCAAGTCAAGATCTGTTTTGGAGACACTGTTTTTCTCTGGCATGTTGTGGAGATGTATTCAAAAGGTAGTTATCAAAGACATTTGGGACGAATCTATTGATTTATTGACTTTTCCGACTAATCTCCGTAGCCCTAGTAGTCCATACTTCCCAAACCTCTCATCTGTGTCTATAGAAAGGTGTTCTGGTCTAAAAGATTTAACTTGGTTGTTGTTCGCTCCAAACCTTTTACATTTAGAAGTGAAGAGTTTAGGGAGACTAGAAGAAGTAGTGAGCAAAGAGAAAACTGATAAGCAGCAGCAGCTACAAGGTATTGTTCCGTTTGGAAAACTAGAAACTCTAGTGATGCTTGACTTACCAGTGGTGGAGAGCATCTACTGGACTCCCCTGCTGTTTCCATGTCTGAGGGAAATGTACATAGAACTATGTCCCAAACTGGGGAAGCTTCCGCTTGATTCTAAAAGCGTAGCTGAAGTTGAAGGGTTTGTCATAAAATGTGAAGCTACAGATTGGATTGAAGGGATTGAGTGGGAGGATGAAGCCACAAGACTTCGTTTCTTGCCGACACGCAAAATG GTCGTAGGTTACTGCTATTAG
- the LOC104755483 gene encoding flavin-containing monooxygenase FMO GS-OX-like 2 has translation MAPSHPDPAISRHVAVIGAGAAGLVAARELRREGHSVVVLERGSQIGGVWAYTSQVEPDPLSLDPTRPVVHSSLYKSLRTNIPRECMGFTDFPFAARLHDGSRDPRRHPAHTEVLAYLRDFAKEFDIEEMIRFETEVVKAEPVEAEEEGRGKWRVKSRSSDGVADEIYDAIMVCNGHYTEPRHALIAGIDSWPGKQIHSHNYRVPDQFKDQVVIVIGSSASGVDISRDIAKVAKEVHVSSRSTSPETYEKLPGYDNLWLHPTIEIAREDGSVVFENGKTVYADTIMHCTGYKYYFPFVDTKGEVTVDDNRVGPLYKHVFPPALAPGLSFIGLPWQISPFPMFELQSKWVAAVLSGRVSLPSQDEMMKDTKAFYDKLESSGIPKRYTHLMPDDSQFEYDNWLADQCDYPRIEKWREQMFYIGFKRIYAQSATYRDNWDDDHLIAEAYDDFVKFTSSYPELLPMLKT, from the exons ATGGCACCGAGTCATCCTGATCCAGCCATCTCTCGCCACGTAGCAGTAATCGGAGCCGGAGCCGCGGGACTCGTAGCTGCTCGTGAGCTACGCCGTGAAGGCCACTCAGTAGTCGTCTTAGAGCGCGGGAGCCAAATCGGAGGCGTGTGGGCTTACACCTCTCAAGTCGAACCAGACCCGCTTAGCCTCGACCCTACCCGACCCGTCGTCCACTCGAGCCTCTACAAATCCCTACGCACCAACATCCCCAGAGAATGCATGGGTTTCACCGACTTCCCTTTTGCGGCCCGACTACATGACGGGTCGAGGGATCCGAGAAGACATCCGGCTCATACTGAGGTTCTTGCTTACCTGCGAGACTTTGCTAAAGAGTTCGATATCGAGGAGATGATAAGGTTCGAGACTGAGGTTGTTAAGGCAGAGCCGGTGGAGGCAGAGGAGGAGGGCAGAGGGAAGTGGAGGGTTAAGTCTAGAAGCTCCGATGGTGTTGCCGACGAGATATATGACGCTATCATGGTTTGTAACGGACATTATACAGAGCCTCGTCACGCTCTTATCGCTG GAATAGATTCATGGCCAGGCAAGCAAATTCACAGTCACAACTACCGTGTTCCTGATCAATTCAAAGATCAG GTGGTGATAGTGATCGGAAGCTCGGCGAGTGGAGTTGATATAAGCAGAGATATTGCAAAGGTGGCGAAAGAAGTCCATGTTTCGTCTAGGTCGACTTCACCGGAGACCTATGAGAAGCTTCCCGGTTATGACAATCTATGGCTTCACCCAACG ATTGAAATTGCACGCGAAGACGGTTCGGTGGTTTTCGAGAACGGAAAGACGGTTTACGCAGATACCATTATGCATTGTACCGG GTACAAATATTACTTCCCCTTTGTCGACACAAAAGGTGAAGTAACCGTGGATGATAATCGAGTTGGACCATTGTATAAGCATGTATTTCCTCCGGCTCTTGCCCCGGGCCTTTCGTTCATTGGCTTACCATGGCAG ATCTCCCCCTTTCCGATGTTTGAGCTTCAAAGCAAGTGGGTGGCAGCGGTCTTGTCCGGTCGAGTATCTCTCCCATCACAAGACGAGATGATGAAAGACACTAAGGCGTTCTACGATAAGCTTGAATCTTCAGGAATTCCCAAAAGATATACACATTTGATGCCTGATGACTCTCAG TTTGAATATGATAATTGGCTTGCGGATCAATGTGACTATCCCCGGATAGAGAAATGGAGAGAACAAATGTTTTACATAGGTTTCAAGAGAATCTATGCACAATCCGCTACATATAGGGATAATTGGGACGATGATCATCTCATCGCAGAAGCATACGATGATTTCGTCAAATTTACGTCAAGCTATCCTGAACTGTTGCCGATgctgaaaacttaa